The DNA sequence GCCAACAAACGAAATATTCTTATTAGCGCCACTATTGTCATCATTACCGTGGCGCTATATTGGTTTTCGCAACAAAGTAATTTCAGCTTTAGCCAACTCTCAGAACAAATAATCACAGCATTAACCTTAACGAACCCTGAAAGCCATTTATTCGCTAACATCGCTTTACTACTGGTTATTTTAAGTTTAGCTACGGCTTGCGCGCTACCTAGGCAAATTGCCGCGCTTATTGCAGGTATTAACTTTGGTGCAACCATAGGGGCAATTACCGCACTAAGTGCTGCAACCATTGGCTGTATTATCACCTTTTCAGTATCGCGATTTTTATTAAGCGAACGTATAACAGCGCGTTACCCAACACAGCTTGCCAAACTATCAGCATTTTTGTGC is a window from the Litorilituus sediminis genome containing:
- a CDS encoding TVP38/TMEM64 family protein, producing the protein MIINRLANKRNILISATIVIITVALYWFSQQSNFSFSQLSEQIITALTLTNPESHLFANIALLLVILSLATACALPRQIAALIAGINFGATIGAITALSAATIGCIITFSVSRFLLSERITARYPTQLAKLSAFLCQQTFIKTVIIRLLPAGSNFLTNIVAGVSKVSMKSYVSGSFIGFIPQMVIFSLAGSGIRLGAQTEMLASGILFLIALILSAYLYRQHKQSSVETA